The Avibacterium sp. 20-132 genome segment TGTCGCCTAAATCACATTATTGGTTAAATTCTATACCGATATTTGAAATCCCTTCAGCTCGAATTTCATTTTTAAGGGTTAAAATCAAGGAAATATCACGCTCTTCGCTCTCTCGGAGCGTACGGTAGATCTGCCATTGTACATCTAGTTCTTGCTCAATTTCTTCACTTGCTTTGAGTTCTTGCTCGGATAATTCCCGATCTAAATGCATTTCCAATAATCCAGTAACAGTTTGCAAAGAAATCAAACTCACTTGCACCGCGTGTTCTAAAGTTTCTCCCGCAATCAGGCTGTGTAATAATTCAGAAAGCGCCTCGCACGCATCAATCGCGGGCACTACACCATAAAAGTCGTAATTATTTACATCTGGGATAATCGACTCAAACTTTTCTAACTGATTATCAAAATTGATGTTTGCCCCTTTCACGGTTAAATATTCCCAGGTTAAATTCAGAATATTTTGATAAACTCGACTTTGCTCAGGCTGCTCTGTTACTTGGCAAAAAAGCTGAAAATTCGGCAACATTCGTTCACATAGGCACGCCATAAAAGTGATATGCTGCCAACTTGCTAAATGTTCTAAGCGTTTATGAATAGGATTACGCATTGTTTGCCCTTATTTATGATAAGACTGAGAATAATGATGAATCGCATCAACGAAAATCTTCGGACTGATTTCAGGTACATCTTGATGAATACCATGACCAAGATTAAAGATATGCCCGCTTCCTTCACCAAAATCCGCCAAAATTGACCGCACTTCTTGTTCAATGCGTTCAGGAGAAGCATAAAGCACGGAAGGATCCATATTACCTTGTAGTGCCACTTTATGCCCGATACGCTTTTTCGCCTCTGCGAGATCCACGGTCCAATCCAAACCAACTGCATCACAACCTGTGTTCGCGATATGTTCTAACCACAATCCGCCACCTTTGGTGAATAAGGTAACTGGTACTTTGCGTTCATCATAATGACGAATGAGGTTTTCCACAATTTTTCGCATATATTGTAGCGAAAATTCAAGATATTCACGATGCGCTAGCACACCGCCCCAAGTGTCAAAAATCATCACTGATTGCGCCCCTGCTTTAATTTGCGCATTGAGGTAAAGGGCAACGGAATCCGCTAATTTGTCGAGTAATAAATGCAAGGTTTTTGGATCGCTATAAAGCATTTTCTTAATTTTCGTGAAAGCCTTGCTGCTACCACCTTCCACCATATAAGTCGCAAGCGTCCAAGGACTGCCAGAAAATCCAATTAACGGCACTTCACCTTTGAGTTCACGGCGAATAGTTCGCACTGCATTCATCACATATTGCAATTCTTGTTCAGGATCAGGAATCGGCAAATTTTCCACCGCACTTCTATTTTCTATTGGATGGGCAAATTTTGGTCCTTCCCCAGCCCCAAAGCTCAAACCTAGCCCCATTGCATCTGGAATAGTGAGAATATCAGAAAACAAAATTGCAGCGTCCAAATTATAACGGCGTAAAGGTTGTAGCGTAACCTCACAAGCCAGCTCGGCATTACGACAAAGGGACATAAAATCCCCTGCTTGCGCACGTGTGGCTTTATATTCTGGTAAATAACGCCCTGCTTGACGCATCATCCATACTGGGGTCATATCCACAGGTTCACGCAGAAGCGCACGTAAATAACGATCATTTTTTAATTCAGACATCTTAACTTCCTTTATTTTTCTACCGCACTTTTATCATCAGCGGCACAAAGTGCCAGTGTGGCATTAATTAACTTCAACGCAATAGTGCCTTGTGGTGGCAAATTTGGCAAGGGTTTATCATAATCAAACCACTGTGCATCTTGAATCTCTGTCTCTTGCACACGAATCTCCCCCGAAACATAATCAGCTAAAAACCCCACCATTTGCGAATTAGGAAATGCCCAAGGCTGGCTACCAAAATAGCGAATATTTTTCACCTTGATTCCCGTTTCTTCAAACACTTCACGTTTTACCGTTTGCTCAAAACTCTCCCCCGCTTCCACAAAGCCCGCCAAGGTTGTGTACATTTTTTCTTGTTGATGACGCTGATGATTAGCGAGCAAAATCTGCTTACCACGGCGAACTGCCACGATAATTGAAGGGCAAATCACAGGATAAGTGCGGTAAGAACAGGCGGAGTTTTCACATTGCACCGCCAATTCGTCTTTCACCATTGCCATTCTCGCCCCACATTTCCCACAAAAGCGGTGAGTTTTTAGGAAATGGTTAATTTCTACACCACGATTGAGCAAATTAAATTGTGTTTCAGGCAAATGCAACAAACTACGCAAAGACGTGTAAGTTCGTAAATCTTCCTGTTCTGCAACAAGCCAAAGTGGTTGATCATTCCAACGCCCAATTTCCATTGCTAAAAGCCCCGTTAATTGAAACGCTTCCGCCTTGCCCTCAGGTAATTTTTCATTTACCAGAAAAATGTTTGATCCTTGGGTTAAAAGCCAAGCGCCTTGCGTTGTGGCTGCAATAGGTTGCATAGAAAAATTCATAAAAACTCACCGCACTTTTGTTAGGGTTGTATTAATAAGTATTTCTAATGAAATATGATGAGGCATTTTACAGGTTTATCAATCAAAAACTATTAAAATTTACGCAAAAAAATAGTGCGTTATCGCACTATTTTTTAAATATTAAATCGGTAAAATCTCTCGACCAAAATTTTCGTTAATCATTTCCGCAGCAGCGAGATAAAATGCGGCTAATGCTGTGATTAACCCTAAATACCCACCAATATTCACGATATGGTGATAACCAAAACCATCGCCGATTGCTAATGCGTAGAACGTTAGCACAAGAAAGAAGAAGACCACACGTAACGCTTTTGGTTTGCTAAATGAGGCAATAAACATCATTAAAGTAAAAGTTCCCCAAGCAGCTAAATAACAACCTAAAAAGGCAGGGCTTGCAGTTGGCATAAATTGTACGAACAATGCCCAAGACCACCAGAATGCCCCATAGCTGATGAAAGCAGTAAAGCCAAAGGTATTACCTTTGCGGTATTCCATTATACCTGCGATTAATTGTGCTGTTCCACCAAAGGCGAATGCCATTGCTAACACAACTGCGATCCCATCTTGTTTAGCAAAAATCCCTGCATTAATTAAACTCAATAGCCACGTTGTTAAAGCAAAACCGCATAAGCCTAAAGGCCCCGGATTTGCCAATTTTTCTGTTGTTTGAACTGTCATTTGTTTTCCTAGTTTGTTAATAAAATGAAAGGGCGGATTATGCTTGATATTATTTTGAAAATAAAGCAATTTTATCGAAATTGAGAGGAAAAATTTAACTCAGATAACGTTTTAAGAGCGGTATAAAATTTATGAATTTTTCACCGCACTTTATATGCTTACCTAAATATTAATGCCCCTAATCCCAAGTAATAAAAAAGCCCGAAATGATATTCGGGCTTTCGATGACTTAAAGACTAAATTTTATTCTGCATCTTCTGCCATATTTAACATTTCTGCTAAACTTGCGGTGGCATCATCAGCACTGAATGTAAATTCAGAGGCAATGTCTTCATCTGAAACCATTGAGGCTTTCGTTGGTTGCTCAGGTTCTACAATACCCGCAGCACGGTTTTTCTGGCGTTGTTGGTGATACGCAAAACCTGTACCTGCTGGGATCAAACGACCAACGATAACGTTCTCTTTCAAACCACGCAATTCATCGCGTTTACCTGCCACAGCTGCTTCCGTAAGCACGCGAGTGGTTTCTTGGAATGAGGCGGCTGAGATAAAGGATTCGGTCGCCAATGAGGCTTTGGTGATACCCAATAACTCACGCTCAAACTCAACCAATGGTTTACCTTCCGCTTCACGTTTTTGGTTAACCATTTTCACACGTGCAACTTCTACTTGCTCACCTTCTAAGAATTCAGAGTCATAAGCCTTCGTGATGATGGCTTTACGCAACATTTGGCGAACGATAACTTCGATATGTTTATCGTTAATTTTTACCCCTTGTAAGCGGTAAACTTCTTGCACTTCGTTAACAATGTAATCAGTTACTGCGTGTACACCGCGCAAACGTAGAATATCGT includes the following:
- a CDS encoding YjaG family protein translates to MRNPIHKRLEHLASWQHITFMACLCERMLPNFQLFCQVTEQPEQSRVYQNILNLTWEYLTVKGANINFDNQLEKFESIIPDVNNYDFYGVVPAIDACEALSELLHSLIAGETLEHAVQVSLISLQTVTGLLEMHLDRELSEQELKASEEIEQELDVQWQIYRTLRESEERDISLILTLKNEIRAEGISNIGIEFNQ
- the hemE gene encoding uroporphyrinogen decarboxylase; this encodes MSELKNDRYLRALLREPVDMTPVWMMRQAGRYLPEYKATRAQAGDFMSLCRNAELACEVTLQPLRRYNLDAAILFSDILTIPDAMGLGLSFGAGEGPKFAHPIENRSAVENLPIPDPEQELQYVMNAVRTIRRELKGEVPLIGFSGSPWTLATYMVEGGSSKAFTKIKKMLYSDPKTLHLLLDKLADSVALYLNAQIKAGAQSVMIFDTWGGVLAHREYLEFSLQYMRKIVENLIRHYDERKVPVTLFTKGGGLWLEHIANTGCDAVGLDWTVDLAEAKKRIGHKVALQGNMDPSVLYASPERIEQEVRSILADFGEGSGHIFNLGHGIHQDVPEISPKIFVDAIHHYSQSYHK
- the nudC gene encoding NAD(+) diphosphatase, producing MNFSMQPIAATTQGAWLLTQGSNIFLVNEKLPEGKAEAFQLTGLLAMEIGRWNDQPLWLVAEQEDLRTYTSLRSLLHLPETQFNLLNRGVEINHFLKTHRFCGKCGARMAMVKDELAVQCENSACSYRTYPVICPSIIVAVRRGKQILLANHQRHQQEKMYTTLAGFVEAGESFEQTVKREVFEETGIKVKNIRYFGSQPWAFPNSQMVGFLADYVSGEIRVQETEIQDAQWFDYDKPLPNLPPQGTIALKLINATLALCAADDKSAVEK
- a CDS encoding acetate uptake transporter codes for the protein MTVQTTEKLANPGPLGLCGFALTTWLLSLINAGIFAKQDGIAVVLAMAFAFGGTAQLIAGIMEYRKGNTFGFTAFISYGAFWWSWALFVQFMPTASPAFLGCYLAAWGTFTLMMFIASFSKPKALRVVFFFLVLTFYALAIGDGFGYHHIVNIGGYLGLITALAAFYLAAAEMINENFGREILPI